The Bartonella birtlesii IBS 325 genome has a window encoding:
- the tkt gene encoding transketolase, producing the protein MTNTEQQNQMANAIRFLAIDAIEKANSGHPGLPMGAADIATVLYTKFLAHDPKNPHWPDRDRFVLSAGHGSMLLYALLYLSGYEDISLEDLKNFRQLGSKLAGHPEYGHIVGIETTTGPLGQGLANAVGMAIAERLQNARFGDLINHYTYALVGDGCLMEGISQEALSLAGHLKLNRLIVLWDDNNISIDGEISLADSTDQMARFKASGWNTQKVDGHNQTAIIRAIEEAQNSDKPTLIACKTTIGFGAPNKAGSNKVHGAPLGAREITETRIALGWDAEPFVIPAEILDNWRLAGLNAAKKRQKWEEKLAALPVSERVEFERLMRGDLLGGFDGAIDVYKQKLIEERPMVATRKASEMALEVINEIVVETIGGSADLTGSNNTKSSQMKAISAEDFSGRYLHYGIREHAMGAVMNGLALHGGFIPYGGTFLCFSDYMRPAMRLSSLMGLRVIYVMTHDSIGLGEDGPTHQPVEHLASLRAMPNHLVFRPADAMETVECWQLALKARGTPSTLALSRQNLPLLRQEYEEENLCMLGAYELLTASDDVQVTLFASGSELQIAVQAHALLEEKGIPTRVVSVPCFELFAQQSLSYQRALIGEAPIKIAIEAAVRQGWERFIGCDGIFIGMDGFGASGTIDSLYAHFGITCENVIATVEKELEKINEEK; encoded by the coding sequence ATGACAAATACTGAACAACAGAATCAGATGGCTAATGCTATTCGTTTTCTTGCCATTGATGCGATTGAAAAAGCGAATTCTGGTCATCCGGGCTTGCCAATGGGCGCTGCCGATATTGCTACCGTTCTTTATACAAAGTTCCTTGCTCATGATCCGAAAAATCCTCATTGGCCAGATCGTGATCGTTTTGTATTATCGGCTGGACATGGGTCGATGTTGCTCTACGCTTTACTCTATCTTTCCGGTTATGAAGATATCTCTCTTGAGGATCTCAAAAATTTCCGCCAATTAGGATCAAAGCTTGCTGGACATCCAGAATATGGGCACATTGTTGGTATTGAAACAACTACTGGGCCACTTGGGCAAGGTCTGGCAAATGCCGTGGGAATGGCAATTGCTGAGCGCCTACAGAATGCCCGTTTTGGCGATCTTATTAACCATTATACTTATGCGTTGGTTGGCGATGGCTGTCTTATGGAAGGGATTTCTCAAGAAGCACTTTCTTTGGCGGGTCATTTGAAACTCAATAGGCTTATTGTGTTGTGGGACGATAATAATATTTCTATCGATGGAGAGATTTCTCTTGCTGATAGTACAGATCAGATGGCGCGTTTTAAGGCGTCTGGTTGGAATACACAAAAAGTCGATGGACATAATCAAACAGCAATTATACGTGCTATTGAAGAGGCACAAAATTCTGATAAACCAACTTTAATCGCTTGTAAAACAACCATTGGCTTTGGTGCACCAAATAAAGCAGGAAGCAATAAAGTTCATGGTGCCCCTTTAGGAGCACGGGAAATTACTGAAACTCGTATTGCTTTGGGGTGGGATGCGGAGCCTTTTGTTATTCCTGCCGAGATTCTGGATAATTGGCGTTTAGCTGGTCTTAATGCTGCTAAAAAACGCCAAAAGTGGGAAGAAAAATTGGCTGCTCTTCCCGTATCAGAACGCGTGGAGTTTGAAAGATTAATGCGGGGCGATCTCTTGGGTGGATTTGATGGCGCTATCGATGTCTATAAGCAGAAACTCATCGAAGAGCGCCCTATGGTTGCTACCCGTAAAGCTTCGGAAATGGCGCTTGAGGTTATCAATGAGATCGTTGTTGAAACCATAGGTGGTTCTGCTGATTTGACTGGCTCTAATAACACGAAAAGCAGCCAGATGAAAGCTATCTCTGCTGAAGATTTTTCCGGGCGCTATCTGCATTATGGAATTCGCGAACATGCCATGGGAGCTGTGATGAATGGTCTGGCCCTTCATGGTGGTTTTATTCCTTATGGGGGAACTTTTTTGTGCTTTTCTGACTATATGCGTCCTGCCATGCGTCTCTCTTCTCTTATGGGGTTGCGGGTGATTTATGTTATGACTCATGATTCCATTGGTCTTGGTGAGGATGGACCAACGCATCAACCCGTGGAGCATTTGGCTTCTTTGCGTGCAATGCCCAATCATCTTGTTTTTCGCCCTGCTGATGCTATGGAGACAGTTGAGTGTTGGCAATTGGCTTTGAAAGCACGCGGGACACCTTCTACTTTGGCTTTGAGCCGACAAAATTTACCACTTTTGCGACAAGAATATGAAGAAGAAAATCTTTGTATGCTTGGCGCTTATGAATTACTAACAGCCAGTGATGATGTGCAGGTGACTCTGTTTGCTTCCGGTTCAGAATTGCAAATTGCGGTACAGGCACATGCGCTTTTAGAAGAGAAGGGCATCCCAACCCGTGTGGTTTCTGTGCCTTGTTTTGAACTTTTTGCACAGCAATCTCTTTCCTATCAACGTGCTCTTATTGGCGAGGCACCCATTAAAATTGCAATTGAAGCTGCCGTTCGACAAGGGTGGGAGCGTTTTATTGGCTGTGATGGTATCTTTATTGGTATGGATGGTTTTGGTGCGAGTGGGACGATAGATTCACTTTATGCACATTTTGGCATCACTTGTGAGAATGTAATTGCTACCGTTGAAAAAGAACTTGAAAAAATCAATGAGGAAAAATAA
- a CDS encoding DUF4164 domain-containing protein gives MNQETTVFPHALEQLEKALRTLEITIINRNAVIDKNNEWEEEIQRMNADRSHLAQALDKAEARVERLEAVNKEVSKRLIKAMETIRVVIDR, from the coding sequence ATGAATCAAGAAACTACGGTTTTCCCACACGCTTTAGAGCAATTGGAAAAAGCATTAAGAACCTTAGAAATCACTATTATAAACCGCAATGCTGTTATTGATAAAAACAACGAATGGGAAGAAGAAATACAACGTATGAATGCTGATCGTAGCCACCTTGCCCAAGCACTTGACAAAGCAGAAGCCCGAGTTGAGCGGCTGGAGGCTGTCAACAAAGAAGTCTCCAAACGTTTGATTAAAGCGATGGAAACGATTCGTGTTGTCATTGATAGATAG
- a CDS encoding cell division protein ZapA, which yields METVSVTIDGKVYRMACNKGQEEHLIELAGRLDQYITHLKKNFGEIGDHRLSVMAGIMIIDEMEEIQQENKKLQEDYQALLRLHHERERTMGKIVRNTTERIEKLTNQLLQDNQTSFDIQEPENS from the coding sequence ATGGAAACTGTTTCTGTCACCATTGATGGTAAAGTTTATCGCATGGCTTGCAATAAAGGGCAAGAGGAGCATCTTATTGAACTTGCAGGACGACTAGATCAATATATCACACATTTGAAGAAAAATTTCGGTGAAATTGGCGACCATCGTTTATCGGTCATGGCCGGCATTATGATTATCGATGAAATGGAAGAAATACAACAAGAAAATAAAAAGCTACAAGAAGATTATCAGGCTCTTTTGCGGCTACACCATGAAAGAGAGCGTACTATGGGCAAAATTGTACGAAACACCACAGAACGCATTGAAAAACTCACCAATCAATTGCTTCAAGACAACCAAACCAGCTTTGATATTCAAGAACCAGAAAATTCATAA
- the pyk gene encoding pyruvate kinase, whose product MKRARKVKIIATLGPSSFSLEMIEKLFRAGADVFRLNMSHTDCETMRDVIAHIREVEKIVQRPIGILVDLQGPKLRIGHFAKGQEDLHIGQSFTLDDRDVPGDAQRVYFPHKDVLAAVKPGDRLLIDDGKLELRAQLCDGHLVECRVVAGTHISDRKGVSFPDTILPFGSMTQKDKIDLQAVLQQPVDWVALSFIQCPEDIVAVRQLTKNKVLLMAKIEKPQALEHIEKIIDVSDAIMIARGDLGVEMPLEKIPALQIELIKACRLAGKPVVVATQMLESMITSSVPTRAEVSDVATAVYAGSDAVMLSAESASGLYPEEAVLMMDRIARYIEQDRTYAAQVGAAHPAPQSTGTDAISLAARQIAETLALAAIVAYTASGTTGVRASRERPNRPIIALSPIVQTARRLALVWGLHCVVTDDARDLEDMVDRAAAITFREGFCQAGDQFLVTAGVPLGTPGATNLLRIATVSQDGTKGL is encoded by the coding sequence TTGAAGCGTGCCCGTAAAGTAAAAATTATTGCTACTCTTGGTCCTTCTTCTTTTTCCCTTGAGATGATTGAAAAGCTGTTTAGAGCAGGGGCAGATGTTTTTCGTTTGAATATGAGCCATACCGACTGTGAAACAATGAGGGATGTGATCGCGCATATACGGGAGGTTGAAAAAATCGTTCAACGCCCCATCGGTATCTTGGTGGATTTACAAGGACCAAAATTGCGTATTGGGCATTTTGCTAAAGGGCAAGAGGATTTGCATATTGGTCAAAGCTTTACCTTGGATGATCGTGATGTGCCAGGTGATGCTCAGCGGGTTTATTTTCCCCATAAGGATGTGTTAGCGGCTGTGAAACCAGGAGATCGGCTGTTGATCGATGATGGAAAGTTGGAACTACGTGCACAGCTGTGTGATGGCCATTTGGTTGAGTGCCGTGTGGTTGCTGGAACCCATATTTCTGATCGAAAAGGTGTGAGTTTTCCCGATACCATTTTGCCTTTTGGTTCGATGACACAAAAGGATAAGATTGATCTTCAGGCTGTTTTGCAACAACCTGTGGATTGGGTGGCACTTTCTTTTATTCAATGTCCAGAAGATATTGTCGCGGTGCGCCAATTGACGAAAAATAAAGTGTTGTTGATGGCTAAAATCGAAAAGCCTCAAGCTTTAGAGCACATAGAAAAGATTATTGATGTCTCTGATGCTATTATGATTGCACGGGGAGATCTTGGTGTGGAAATGCCCTTGGAAAAGATTCCTGCACTTCAGATAGAATTGATCAAGGCCTGTCGTTTAGCCGGGAAACCAGTGGTGGTAGCAACACAAATGCTCGAATCTATGATTACTTCTTCTGTTCCAACACGCGCAGAAGTTTCTGATGTTGCTACAGCGGTGTATGCGGGCAGTGATGCTGTGATGTTGTCTGCTGAATCCGCTTCTGGTCTTTATCCTGAAGAGGCTGTATTGATGATGGATCGCATTGCTCGGTATATCGAACAAGATCGCACCTATGCGGCTCAGGTTGGAGCTGCGCATCCTGCACCTCAGTCAACGGGAACGGATGCCATTTCTTTGGCGGCACGACAGATTGCTGAAACACTTGCATTAGCAGCTATCGTTGCTTACACTGCTTCAGGAACCACGGGTGTGCGTGCCTCACGCGAGCGCCCAAACAGACCCATTATTGCCTTATCACCTATTGTGCAGACAGCACGGCGCTTGGCTTTGGTTTGGGGGCTGCATTGTGTGGTAACCGATGATGCACGCGATTTGGAGGATATGGTTGATCGTGCGGCAGCAATTACTTTTCGAGAAGGTTTTTGCCAAGCAGGAGATCAATTTCTTGTAACAGCAGGTGTGCCTCTTGGCACGCCTGGTGCGACAAATCTCTTGCGTATTGCTACGGTTTCTCAAGATGGAACAAAGGGGCTTTAA
- a CDS encoding DUF1036 domain-containing protein encodes MLCFNHLHDKGGLVVVKKQKWEGKKKLKVFFVSILLSCSFAVLAKADFRVCNSTQQSVGVALGYRTLSGWVSEGWWVVPETGCKTLIEGPLFSRFYYFYAEAAQKKSNWSGSVTMCVQDSQFIIQGVHDCFPRGYQKAEFKEIDTGNQSSWMVQLTEESLLDDSVVNTPTLSGRMQP; translated from the coding sequence GTGCTTTGTTTTAATCACTTGCATGATAAAGGAGGTCTTGTGGTTGTTAAAAAACAAAAATGGGAAGGAAAGAAGAAACTGAAGGTTTTTTTCGTGAGCATTTTGCTGTCGTGCTCATTTGCTGTTTTGGCGAAAGCTGATTTTAGAGTTTGTAATAGCACCCAACAGTCCGTTGGTGTTGCCCTTGGCTATCGCACGCTTTCAGGCTGGGTGAGTGAAGGATGGTGGGTGGTCCCAGAGACAGGGTGTAAGACTTTAATTGAAGGACCGCTTTTTTCACGGTTTTATTATTTTTATGCAGAAGCTGCACAGAAAAAAAGTAATTGGTCGGGTTCTGTAACCATGTGTGTACAAGATAGCCAATTTATTATTCAAGGGGTTCATGATTGTTTTCCTCGAGGTTATCAAAAGGCTGAGTTTAAGGAAATTGATACCGGTAATCAAAGCAGCTGGATGGTGCAGTTAACCGAGGAGTCTTTGTTGGATGATTCGGTTGTCAATACTCCTACTCTTTCAGGAAGGATGCAACCTTGA
- a CDS encoding DUF2312 domain-containing protein: protein MNTVTDETHAISVNQLRAFIERIERLEEEKKTISEDIKEVYAELKSSGFDGKAVRSIIRLRKKEEHKRMEEEAIIQLYKEALGMS, encoded by the coding sequence ATGAACACAGTAACTGATGAAACACATGCTATATCGGTAAACCAATTGCGTGCTTTTATCGAACGTATTGAACGATTAGAAGAAGAGAAAAAAACCATTTCTGAGGATATTAAAGAAGTCTATGCCGAACTTAAGAGCTCTGGTTTTGATGGTAAAGCTGTTCGGAGCATTATACGGTTACGCAAAAAAGAAGAACATAAACGCATGGAAGAAGAAGCCATCATCCAGCTTTATAAAGAAGCACTTGGTATGAGTTAG
- the rimJ gene encoding ribosomal protein S5-alanine N-acetyltransferase: MGITTKRTISTLICLEDAAELSSYYLRNANYLRPFEPIKSDDYNALTAWKIRANAFACENIQERAYRYAVRLKNESRIIAVVNFTNVVRGVFQACHLGFSLDEQQQGKGLMFEILSALIHHIFDVYHLHRVMANYMPENIKSGNLLKRLNFEKEGYARDYLMIAGKWRDHILTSRIHDPYNPKKTA, from the coding sequence ATGGGAATTACAACAAAACGCACAATTTCTACCTTGATTTGTTTAGAAGATGCAGCGGAACTCTCTTCCTATTACCTGCGCAATGCGAACTATTTACGTCCCTTTGAACCAATAAAATCTGATGATTACAACGCTCTAACAGCTTGGAAAATACGAGCAAATGCATTCGCTTGTGAGAATATTCAAGAACGAGCATATCGATATGCCGTACGATTGAAAAATGAGAGCAGAATCATCGCCGTGGTAAATTTTACAAATGTGGTTCGTGGTGTTTTTCAAGCCTGTCATCTTGGTTTTTCTCTTGATGAACAACAACAAGGTAAAGGCCTCATGTTCGAGATTTTATCTGCTCTCATACACCATATCTTTGATGTTTACCACTTGCATAGAGTAATGGCCAATTATATGCCAGAGAATATCAAAAGCGGAAATTTATTGAAACGTCTTAATTTTGAAAAAGAAGGATACGCCAGAGATTATCTGATGATTGCCGGAAAATGGAGAGATCACATTCTCACTTCTCGAATTCATGATCCTTATAACCCAAAAAAAACAGCATAA
- a CDS encoding ABC-F family ATP-binding cassette domain-containing protein yields the protein MAVPLLRLDRVFLTFGTTPLLNQACLSVEQGARIALVGRNGCGKSTLLKIAAGMREPSGGEIFRHPHATLRYVAQNPDCAGFEDINAYMEAGLDNNPDVAWIHKLRTNLGFVGTEKLTTLSGGERRRLSLLRAIAAKPDILLLDEPTNHLDLPTIEWLEGVLCSLRSAIVVISHDRRFLENVTHSTLWLDRGVTKRLEKRFSEFENWRDKVLQEEALEQHKLGRQIAREEQWLRYGVSARRKRNVRRLGALKELRQQHQTYTGQPGNALLTAAKSHNSGQLVLEAKRISKSYGDHVVVKDFSLRIQRGDRIGLVGPNGIGKTTLLSTLIGQEAVDSGTVRHGYNLSMALLDQQRILNEEETLAHYLTGGRGDTLVINGQERHVVSYMKDFLFLPEQARTPLKEFSGGERARLMLARLLSRPANFLILDEPTNDLDMETLDLLQEFIADFAGTVLLVSHDRDFLDRTVTHMLAPQGDGHWVLYAGGYSDMIAQNKQAALLRHKGKALSQRQVPTNSRVSENENPNASTNHGSMERQEKNKPRKLSYKQVYALEKLPEQIAALQDEIKKIEQELSDPALYCNDREHFERLSIMLEEKKKNCMSKEEEWLELELLREDIECMQS from the coding sequence ATGGCGGTGCCGCTCTTGCGGCTTGACCGCGTTTTCCTAACCTTTGGAACAACGCCTTTGCTCAACCAAGCTTGCTTGTCGGTTGAGCAGGGAGCGCGTATCGCTTTGGTAGGCCGTAATGGTTGTGGAAAATCAACGCTGTTAAAAATTGCTGCAGGAATGCGTGAGCCGAGTGGGGGCGAAATTTTTCGCCACCCCCATGCCACGCTGCGTTATGTTGCGCAGAATCCTGATTGTGCAGGTTTTGAAGATATTAACGCTTATATGGAAGCAGGGCTGGATAATAACCCTGATGTGGCGTGGATACACAAACTTCGTACCAACTTGGGCTTTGTGGGAACTGAAAAATTAACCACGCTTTCTGGGGGAGAAAGGCGCCGCCTTTCTCTGTTGCGCGCCATTGCTGCAAAACCCGATATTCTTCTGCTCGATGAACCAACAAATCATCTTGATTTGCCAACCATTGAATGGTTGGAAGGTGTGTTATGCTCGTTACGTTCAGCGATTGTGGTGATTTCGCATGATCGGCGATTTTTGGAAAATGTTACCCATTCAACGCTATGGCTTGATCGAGGTGTTACAAAAAGACTGGAGAAGCGTTTTTCGGAGTTTGAAAATTGGCGTGATAAGGTGTTGCAAGAAGAAGCTCTCGAGCAACATAAATTAGGGCGACAGATTGCCCGCGAAGAACAATGGTTGCGCTATGGGGTAAGTGCACGGCGTAAACGTAATGTGCGCCGTTTGGGGGCGTTAAAAGAATTGAGACAGCAGCATCAAACCTATACAGGGCAACCGGGAAATGCACTTTTGACAGCTGCTAAAAGCCATAATTCCGGTCAATTGGTGCTTGAAGCAAAACGAATTTCAAAATCTTATGGTGATCACGTTGTTGTAAAAGATTTCTCTTTGCGGATTCAACGTGGTGATCGAATTGGTTTGGTGGGGCCTAATGGTATTGGAAAAACAACACTGCTTTCCACTTTAATTGGGCAAGAAGCGGTGGATAGTGGAACGGTAAGGCATGGATATAACCTTTCCATGGCTTTGCTTGATCAACAACGTATTTTAAATGAAGAAGAAACTTTAGCGCATTATCTCACAGGGGGGCGGGGTGATACTCTCGTTATCAATGGGCAAGAGCGCCATGTGGTTTCTTATATGAAAGATTTTTTATTTTTACCAGAACAAGCACGAACACCACTCAAAGAGTTCTCAGGTGGAGAAAGAGCGCGACTCATGCTTGCCCGATTGCTTTCGCGTCCGGCAAATTTTTTGATTCTTGATGAACCGACCAATGATTTGGATATGGAAACATTGGATTTGTTACAGGAATTTATTGCCGATTTTGCTGGAACAGTGTTGTTGGTGAGCCATGACAGAGACTTTTTAGATCGCACTGTGACCCATATGTTGGCGCCCCAAGGCGATGGCCATTGGGTTTTATATGCTGGCGGTTATAGTGATATGATTGCACAAAACAAACAAGCTGCATTGTTGAGGCACAAAGGGAAGGCATTATCACAGCGTCAAGTGCCTACAAATTCTCGTGTATCGGAAAATGAAAATCCCAACGCGTCAACAAATCATGGCTCTATGGAGCGGCAGGAGAAAAACAAGCCGCGCAAACTTTCTTATAAGCAGGTTTATGCGTTGGAAAAATTGCCTGAACAAATCGCTGCTTTGCAGGATGAAATCAAAAAAATTGAACAAGAACTCTCTGATCCTGCACTCTATTGCAACGATAGAGAGCATTTTGAGCGTTTATCAATAATGCTAGAAGAGAAGAAAAAGAATTGTATGAGCAAAGAAGAAGAATGGTTAGAACTTGAATTGTTGCGTGAAGATATAGAGTGTATGCAATCATAA
- a CDS encoding thiamine diphosphokinase has protein sequence MTTFTILLNGDVCITDRLLTQIHNSRVIAADGGMRHAAALHVMPELWLGDFDSSNQTLISQYRHVAREVFPSDKDMTDSALACERALQKGAKKLILCGAFGGERSDHSLSHMTLALAMADKGITVLLTSGFEEGWPVLPKIVSYDLPDGCLFSVIGFSDLQGLTLSGVKWPICDKNVPFGSSLTLSNRICGTFSCYLGSGKAILLVSVPIL, from the coding sequence ATGACAACATTTACAATATTGTTAAATGGAGATGTTTGTATCACTGATCGTTTGCTCACTCAAATTCATAATAGTCGGGTGATTGCTGCCGATGGTGGAATGCGTCATGCAGCTGCACTTCATGTGATGCCGGAGTTGTGGCTGGGAGATTTTGATTCATCGAATCAAACATTGATAAGCCAATATCGTCATGTTGCGCGTGAGGTTTTTCCTTCTGATAAAGATATGACCGATAGTGCTTTGGCATGTGAAAGAGCTCTGCAAAAGGGCGCCAAAAAACTTATTTTGTGTGGTGCTTTTGGAGGAGAAAGAAGTGATCATAGTCTTTCTCATATGACACTGGCATTGGCGATGGCCGACAAAGGCATTACAGTGTTGTTGACAAGTGGTTTTGAGGAAGGATGGCCGGTTTTGCCAAAAATTGTATCCTATGATTTACCCGATGGGTGTTTGTTTAGTGTTATCGGTTTTTCTGATTTACAAGGATTAACACTTTCAGGAGTTAAATGGCCGATTTGTGATAAAAATGTGCCTTTTGGTTCTTCTTTGACACTTTCTAACCGTATTTGTGGAACCTTTTCTTGCTATTTAGGTTCTGGAAAAGCTATATTGTTGGTGTCTGTACCTATTCTATAA
- a CDS encoding M48 family metalloprotease has product MKFAKIQLKNKVYKNRRLPIFQRNFCFCSKIYRASLISLTLLLSACHTHLPQNDMLSSDSSGTIRRASKDNIYVTLSALQHPHILQKYGGAYHNAKLERLLAKIVQKLAATLSQKDPRQHYSVTILNSENVNAFALPNGSIYITRGMLALANDCSEVAAILAHEIAHITANHGILRLQKQAELKNTKHMPSRLLTHEGNKLYNPIKEQQQLAQFSRNQELQADSIALEMLKQAGYDPFASPHFLQSMEAYSIFRHLSGTTNTSLDFLANHPTTPQRIHLARKKARKISVGHREKTDRDSFLKSIDGMIFGGSPQTGFVRENRFIHPQLRVSFSVPHNFTIENSAYTVWASGPEKIAIRFDSLPRSFERSANNYLKSGWIAGLDESSIQPITLQGLSGARARAANEQWQFDVIAILLNNHIFRFLIAAPHDSKNFAAIAAQTVQSFHTLSFSQLKKLKPLKIRVVQVKRGESVASLAKQMQNTAHKEKLFRILNALSPTQTLRAGTNVKIITE; this is encoded by the coding sequence ATGAAATTTGCCAAAATACAGCTCAAAAACAAAGTATATAAAAATCGTCGACTCCCAATTTTTCAACGAAACTTTTGTTTCTGCAGCAAAATTTATAGAGCATCTCTCATAAGCCTCACTCTTCTCCTTTCTGCTTGTCATACGCATCTTCCCCAAAATGATATGCTTTCTTCTGATTCTTCTGGAACAATCAGACGTGCCAGCAAAGACAATATCTATGTCACATTAAGCGCTCTACAACACCCGCATATTTTGCAAAAATATGGAGGTGCCTATCATAATGCAAAACTTGAACGCCTCCTGGCAAAGATTGTACAAAAACTGGCTGCTACCCTTTCACAAAAAGATCCTCGGCAACATTACTCTGTCACAATCTTAAACTCAGAGAATGTCAATGCATTTGCCCTCCCCAATGGTTCTATTTACATCACCCGTGGCATGCTTGCATTAGCCAATGATTGTTCAGAAGTTGCGGCAATTTTGGCTCATGAAATAGCACATATTACTGCCAATCACGGCATTTTGCGCCTGCAAAAGCAAGCTGAATTAAAAAATACAAAACACATGCCATCACGCCTTCTCACCCATGAGGGAAACAAACTTTACAATCCCATAAAAGAGCAGCAACAATTAGCACAATTTTCACGCAATCAGGAACTTCAAGCCGATTCCATTGCCCTAGAGATGCTCAAGCAAGCAGGATATGATCCGTTTGCCTCTCCACATTTTCTCCAATCAATGGAAGCCTATAGCATTTTTCGTCATCTCTCGGGCACAACAAATACCTCCTTAGACTTTCTAGCAAATCATCCAACCACTCCACAACGGATTCACCTTGCGAGAAAAAAAGCACGTAAAATCAGTGTAGGACACAGAGAAAAAACAGATCGTGATTCTTTTCTAAAAAGCATCGATGGCATGATCTTTGGTGGGAGTCCCCAAACAGGTTTCGTACGAGAAAATCGCTTTATCCACCCGCAATTGCGTGTAAGTTTTTCCGTTCCCCACAATTTCACAATAGAAAATTCAGCGTACACAGTTTGGGCAAGTGGACCAGAAAAAATTGCCATTCGTTTTGATTCTCTACCACGATCTTTTGAAAGGTCTGCCAATAATTATTTGAAAAGTGGTTGGATTGCAGGATTAGACGAATCATCTATCCAACCCATCACCCTGCAAGGGCTATCTGGAGCACGTGCTCGAGCAGCCAATGAACAATGGCAATTTGATGTTATTGCCATTTTACTCAACAACCATATTTTCCGTTTTTTGATTGCAGCACCACATGATTCTAAAAATTTTGCAGCAATTGCTGCACAAACAGTCCAAAGTTTTCACACCCTTTCATTCTCACAGTTAAAAAAGCTGAAACCCTTGAAAATCCGTGTGGTGCAGGTTAAACGGGGAGAAAGCGTTGCAAGCCTTGCCAAGCAAATGCAAAACACCGCACATAAAGAAAAACTCTTTCGCATTCTCAACGCTCTCTCCCCCACGCAAACCCTACGCGCAGGAACAAACGTCAAAATCATCACAGAATAA
- a CDS encoding RNA polymerase factor sigma-32, producing MGNLSNAVYKGSKNYGDADKSLGRDMIRSAMQAPYLERQKEHDLALRWKDKRDDEAMHQIAAAHMRLVIAIANRFKRFKMPLGDLVQEGYVGLLEAAARFEPDREVRFSTYATWWIRASIQDYILRNWSIVRGGTSSSQKALFFNLRRLRAKLVQDDSALSKQDIFRTIAEKLGVSVRDVETMDFRFSSSDNSLSVSVSENSDNPVAKMDVLVDENPLPDALIEQTIDGQRRTQWLYDALQILNERELEIIRFRRLNEEGATLEVLGEKLGISKERVRQIEARALQKLRSALLTVHSADAYEI from the coding sequence TGCTGTTTACAAAGGCAGCAAAAATTATGGCGACGCGGATAAAAGCTTAGGACGTGATATGATACGTTCTGCTATGCAAGCACCTTATCTTGAACGACAAAAAGAGCATGATTTGGCTTTGCGGTGGAAAGATAAACGCGATGATGAGGCTATGCACCAAATTGCAGCGGCACATATGCGTTTGGTCATTGCGATTGCGAACCGTTTTAAACGTTTCAAAATGCCATTGGGGGATCTGGTACAAGAAGGTTATGTGGGGCTTTTGGAAGCTGCTGCGCGTTTTGAACCTGATCGCGAGGTACGTTTTTCAACCTATGCAACATGGTGGATACGCGCTTCTATTCAAGATTATATTTTACGAAATTGGTCTATAGTTCGAGGGGGAACCAGTTCTTCGCAAAAAGCTCTTTTCTTTAATCTTCGCCGCTTGCGAGCAAAATTGGTGCAAGATGATAGTGCTCTTTCAAAACAAGATATTTTTCGCACAATCGCTGAGAAGCTTGGTGTGTCTGTGCGTGATGTGGAAACGATGGATTTTCGTTTTTCCAGTTCTGATAATTCTTTAAGTGTGTCTGTTTCTGAAAACAGTGATAATCCTGTTGCTAAAATGGATGTCCTGGTAGATGAAAATCCTCTTCCTGATGCTTTAATTGAGCAAACAATTGATGGACAACGGCGTACACAATGGCTTTATGATGCTTTGCAAATTCTCAATGAACGAGAGCTTGAAATTATTCGTTTTCGTCGCTTGAATGAAGAGGGAGCGACACTCGAAGTTTTGGGTGAAAAATTGGGAATCTCGAAGGAACGTGTGCGCCAAATTGAAGCACGCGCTTTACAAAAACTTCGTTCTGCTCTCCTTACCGTTCATTCGGCAGATGCTTATGAGATATAA